One genomic region from Stutzerimonas decontaminans encodes:
- the tilS gene encoding tRNA lysidine(34) synthetase TilS has protein sequence MSLDSLLLSALAPWRGSPAWWVAFSGGLDSTVLLHLLARLADQHELPPVRAIHVHHGLQPAGDDWPAHCQAVCDGLDVPLQVVRVKVAPGASLERAAREARYEAFSACLGEDEVLLTGQHRDDQAETVLFRLLRGAGVRGLAAMPVERPLGLGRLVRPLLGASRAEIEAYARRNALRWVEDPSNRNHDYSRNFLRREVMPLLQQRWPQTVSSMARAAAHMAEAQQLLDELAQQDLSAANTASDFEWLRLPSLALSPLRSLTPARQRNALRHWLADFTLAPDENHWAGWASLLDARPDATPRWRLVGGELQRSGDRIWWLPNGWLEPGFEPIDWSDPSTGLVLPGNGTLRGEGAPPAGKLQIRYRRGGEVLLVPGRGRRDLKRLLNEAGVPALVRGRLPLLYRDDELIAVANLPQLSEGGFALYWCVPEF, from the coding sequence ATGTCCCTCGATTCTCTTCTGCTTTCAGCTCTCGCACCTTGGCGTGGTTCACCGGCATGGTGGGTGGCGTTCTCTGGTGGCCTCGATTCGACCGTCCTGTTGCATTTGCTGGCACGGCTTGCTGACCAGCATGAGCTACCCCCTGTACGCGCAATCCATGTGCATCATGGCCTGCAACCGGCCGGTGATGATTGGCCGGCACACTGTCAGGCAGTCTGTGACGGTTTAGACGTTCCCCTGCAAGTGGTTCGCGTGAAGGTCGCGCCCGGCGCAAGCCTGGAGCGTGCGGCGCGCGAGGCTCGCTATGAAGCGTTCTCTGCCTGCTTGGGGGAGGACGAAGTGCTTCTGACAGGTCAGCATCGTGACGATCAGGCCGAAACGGTGCTGTTTCGTCTGCTCCGAGGGGCTGGCGTGCGAGGCCTGGCGGCGATGCCTGTGGAGCGGCCATTAGGTCTGGGCAGGCTGGTAAGACCGCTGCTCGGCGCATCGCGCGCCGAAATCGAGGCCTATGCCCGGCGCAACGCATTGCGTTGGGTGGAAGATCCGAGCAATCGGAATCACGATTACTCGCGCAATTTTCTGCGCCGTGAGGTCATGCCGCTGTTGCAACAGCGCTGGCCGCAGACGGTTTCGAGTATGGCTCGAGCCGCGGCCCATATGGCCGAAGCGCAGCAGCTGCTGGACGAGCTGGCGCAACAGGATCTCTCCGCCGCGAACACCGCCAGCGATTTCGAATGGCTGCGACTGCCCAGCCTTGCGCTATCGCCGTTGCGATCGCTGACGCCGGCTCGTCAGCGCAACGCGTTACGTCATTGGCTGGCTGACTTCACGCTGGCGCCGGATGAAAATCACTGGGCTGGCTGGGCGTCGCTACTGGATGCGAGGCCAGATGCCACGCCACGATGGCGTTTAGTGGGGGGCGAGCTGCAGCGCAGTGGGGATCGCATATGGTGGCTACCCAACGGCTGGCTTGAGCCGGGTTTCGAGCCGATCGACTGGTCGGATCCGTCTACAGGCCTAGTGCTTCCAGGCAATGGCACGCTTCGAGGGGAGGGTGCGCCGCCTGCCGGTAAACTCCAGATCCGCTATCGGCGCGGTGGCGAGGTGCTGCTTGTGCCGGGCCGCGGTCGGCGTGATCTCAAGCGCTTGCTGAACGAGGCCGGCGTGCCGGCGCTCGTCCGTGGGAGGCTGCCATTGCTATATCGCGATGACGAGCTGATCGCGGTGGCCAATCTGCCGCAACTTAGCGAGGGCGGCTTTGCACTTTATTGGTGCGTTCCGGAGTTCTAA
- a CDS encoding acetyl-CoA carboxylase carboxyltransferase subunit alpha, whose product MNPNFLDFEQPIADLQAKIEELRLVGNDNSLNIGDEIARLQDKSESLTESIFGNLTSWQIARLARHPQRPYTLDYINHLFTEFEELHGDRHFSDDAAIVGGTARLDGQPVMIIGHQKGREVREKVRRNFGMPRPEGYRKACRLMEMAERFKMPILTFIDTPGAYPGIDAEERNQSEAIAWNLRVMARLKTPIIATVIGEGGSGGALAIGVCDQLNMLQYSTYAVISPEGCASILWRTAEKAPEAAEAMGVTAERLKDLGIVDKVIPEPLGGAHRNPAVMAAAMREQLNSQLHMLKSLDTDALLARRYERLMSYGIA is encoded by the coding sequence ATGAACCCGAATTTCCTGGATTTCGAACAGCCGATCGCCGACCTGCAAGCCAAGATCGAAGAATTGCGCCTGGTTGGTAACGACAACTCGCTGAACATCGGCGATGAGATTGCCCGCCTGCAGGACAAGAGCGAATCGCTCACCGAAAGCATCTTCGGCAACCTGACCAGCTGGCAGATCGCTCGCCTGGCCCGCCACCCGCAGCGGCCGTACACCCTCGATTACATCAATCACCTGTTCACCGAGTTCGAAGAGTTGCACGGTGACCGCCACTTCTCGGATGACGCCGCTATCGTTGGCGGTACTGCGCGTCTGGACGGTCAGCCGGTGATGATCATCGGTCATCAGAAGGGGCGTGAGGTGCGCGAGAAGGTTCGCCGTAATTTCGGCATGCCGCGCCCCGAGGGTTACCGCAAGGCCTGCCGTCTGATGGAGATGGCCGAGCGCTTCAAGATGCCGATCCTGACCTTCATCGACACCCCAGGCGCCTATCCGGGCATTGATGCCGAAGAGCGCAACCAGAGCGAGGCTATCGCCTGGAACCTGCGCGTCATGGCACGCCTGAAGACTCCGATCATCGCTACCGTGATTGGTGAGGGCGGTTCTGGTGGCGCACTGGCCATTGGCGTTTGCGACCAACTGAACATGCTGCAGTACTCCACCTATGCGGTAATTTCGCCGGAAGGCTGTGCCTCGATTCTCTGGCGCACAGCCGAGAAGGCGCCTGAAGCGGCCGAGGCCATGGGTGTGACCGCTGAGCGCCTCAAGGATCTGGGTATCGTCGACAAGGTAATCCCCGAGCCGCTGGGCGGCGCCCATCGCAATCCGGCCGTGATGGCCGCTGCCATGCGCGAGCAGCTCAACAGCCAGCTGCATATGCTCAAGTCGCTGGATACCGATGCGTTGCTCGCGCGTCGTTATGAGCGTCTGATGAGCTACGGTATCGCCTGA
- the dnaE gene encoding DNA polymerase III subunit alpha, translated as MPVSFVHLRLHTEYSLVDGLVRVKPLIKAVAAGGMPAVAVTDMSNMCSLVKFYKAAQGAGIKPICGADIWMASCDEDGPLSRLTLLAMNPKGYRNLTELISRGWTEGQRNDLVIIERDWVKQAAEGLIALSGAREGEVGQALLNGDEALAESRLTEWRDVFADRFYLEVQRTSRVNDEEYLHAAVALAERSGTPLVATNDVRFLKQEDFEAHETRVCIGEGRTLDDPRRPRTYSDQQYLKTPEEMAELFADLPEALENTVEIAKRCNIEVQLGTYFLPNFPVPEGMTIDDYLRQVSFEGLEERLEVLLPKDTPDYEAKKQVYIDRLEFELGTIIQMGFPGYFLIVMDFIKWAKNNGVPVGPGRGSGAGSLVAYVLKITDLDPLAYDLLFERFLNPERISMPDFDVDFCMDGRDRVIDYVAEAYGRNAVSQIITFGTMAAKAVVRDVARVQGKSYGLADRLSKMIPFEVGMTLEKAYEMEEPLRDFLSVDEDAREIWEMALKLEGITRGTGKHAGGVVIAPTKLTDFAPIACDEEGGGLVTQFDKDDVEQAGLVKFDFLGLRTLTIIKWALETINREQAKKGLEPINIDFIPLDDKPTYQLLQKAETTAVFQLESRGMKELIKKLKPDCLEDLIALVALFRPGPLQSGMVDDFINRKHGRAEVSYPHPDYQYAGLEPVLKPTYGIILYQEQVMQIAQVMAGYTLGGADMLRRAMGKKKPEEMAKQRGGFIEGCSNNGIDKELSGNIFDLVEKFAGYGFNKSHSAAYGLVSYQTAWLKAHYPSPFMAAVLSADMHNTDKVVILIEECRSMKLRIDPPDVNVSEFKFTVNDDGRIVYGLGAVKGVGEGPVEAIAECRAEGGPFKDLFDFCARIDLKRINKRTLEALIRSGALDRLGPYFFEEAKAYQANIDRNRAVLLAAMEEAVQAAEQTARSAESGHMDLFGGLFAEPEADVYANHRNARELSLKERLKGEKDTLGLYLTGHPIDEYEGEVRRFARQRIIDLRPARGEQTIAGLIVNLRVMKNKKGDKMGFITLDDRSGRIEASLFAEAFNTAQALLQTDALVVVEGEVSNDDFSGGLRLRAKRVMSLEEARTGLAESLRVKVAGEALKGERMRWLAEVCGRHRGACPITLEYTGRDARALLQFGEAWRIDPADNLIQALRDQFGRDNVFLQYR; from the coding sequence ATGCCTGTTTCCTTCGTCCATCTACGTCTGCACACCGAGTACTCGCTGGTCGATGGGCTGGTCCGGGTCAAGCCGCTGATCAAGGCAGTGGCGGCAGGTGGAATGCCGGCCGTGGCGGTAACCGACATGAGCAACATGTGCTCGCTGGTGAAGTTCTACAAAGCCGCACAGGGTGCCGGTATCAAGCCAATTTGTGGCGCGGATATCTGGATGGCCAGCTGCGACGAGGACGGGCCGCTCAGCCGTTTGACGCTGTTGGCGATGAATCCAAAGGGTTATCGCAATCTCACCGAGCTGATTTCTCGCGGCTGGACCGAGGGCCAGCGCAACGACCTGGTGATCATCGAGCGCGATTGGGTCAAGCAGGCGGCCGAAGGCTTGATCGCGTTGTCAGGTGCCCGGGAAGGGGAGGTTGGCCAGGCATTGCTCAATGGCGATGAAGCGCTGGCCGAATCGCGCCTGACCGAGTGGCGTGACGTATTTGCCGATCGCTTTTATCTGGAAGTCCAGCGCACCAGCCGGGTCAACGATGAAGAGTATCTGCATGCGGCAGTCGCGCTCGCCGAGCGCAGCGGTACGCCGCTGGTGGCGACCAACGACGTGCGCTTCCTCAAGCAAGAGGATTTCGAGGCGCACGAGACCCGCGTATGCATCGGCGAAGGCCGCACCCTGGACGATCCGCGGCGGCCGCGCACTTACTCCGATCAGCAGTATCTGAAAACGCCGGAAGAGATGGCGGAGCTGTTCGCCGACCTCCCCGAGGCGCTGGAAAACACCGTCGAGATCGCCAAGCGCTGCAACATCGAAGTGCAGCTGGGTACCTACTTCCTGCCGAACTTCCCTGTGCCCGAGGGCATGACCATCGACGACTACCTGCGCCAGGTGTCGTTCGAGGGGCTGGAAGAACGCCTCGAGGTACTGCTACCCAAGGACACGCCTGACTACGAGGCAAAGAAGCAGGTCTATATCGACCGCCTCGAGTTCGAACTGGGCACGATTATCCAGATGGGCTTCCCCGGCTACTTCCTGATCGTCATGGACTTCATCAAGTGGGCGAAGAACAACGGCGTGCCGGTCGGCCCGGGCCGTGGCTCGGGTGCCGGTTCGCTGGTGGCCTACGTGCTGAAGATCACCGATCTCGACCCGCTGGCCTACGATCTGCTGTTCGAGCGTTTCCTCAACCCCGAACGTATTTCCATGCCCGACTTCGACGTCGACTTCTGCATGGATGGCCGTGACCGGGTGATCGATTACGTGGCCGAGGCGTATGGCCGCAACGCGGTTAGCCAGATCATCACCTTCGGCACCATGGCGGCCAAGGCTGTGGTGCGTGACGTGGCGCGGGTGCAGGGCAAGTCCTACGGCCTGGCCGACCGGCTTTCGAAGATGATTCCGTTCGAAGTTGGCATGACGCTGGAAAAAGCCTACGAGATGGAGGAGCCACTGCGCGACTTCCTCTCCGTCGACGAGGACGCCCGGGAAATCTGGGAAATGGCGCTCAAGCTCGAGGGCATCACCCGCGGTACCGGCAAGCACGCCGGTGGTGTGGTCATCGCACCGACCAAGCTGACCGACTTCGCGCCGATCGCCTGTGACGAGGAGGGCGGCGGCCTGGTAACCCAGTTCGACAAGGACGACGTCGAGCAGGCTGGCTTGGTGAAGTTCGACTTCCTCGGTCTGCGCACGCTGACCATCATTAAGTGGGCGCTGGAGACGATCAATCGGGAGCAGGCCAAGAAAGGTCTGGAGCCGATCAACATCGACTTCATCCCGCTGGATGACAAACCGACCTACCAGTTGCTGCAGAAGGCCGAAACCACCGCGGTATTCCAGCTCGAATCGCGCGGCATGAAGGAGCTGATCAAGAAGCTCAAACCCGACTGCCTGGAAGATCTCATCGCATTGGTGGCGCTGTTCCGTCCAGGTCCGCTGCAGTCGGGCATGGTCGATGACTTCATCAACCGCAAGCACGGTCGTGCCGAAGTCTCCTACCCGCACCCGGACTACCAGTACGCAGGCCTTGAGCCAGTGCTCAAGCCCACCTACGGCATCATCCTGTATCAGGAACAGGTGATGCAGATCGCCCAGGTGATGGCAGGTTATACCCTCGGCGGCGCAGACATGTTGCGTCGCGCCATGGGTAAGAAGAAGCCTGAGGAAATGGCCAAGCAGCGCGGTGGTTTCATCGAAGGCTGCTCCAACAATGGCATCGACAAAGAGCTGTCAGGCAACATCTTCGACCTGGTAGAGAAGTTTGCCGGTTACGGTTTCAACAAGTCTCACTCGGCGGCCTACGGCCTGGTTTCCTATCAGACGGCCTGGCTCAAGGCGCATTACCCGTCGCCGTTCATGGCTGCCGTGCTTTCGGCGGATATGCACAACACGGACAAGGTGGTGATCCTCATCGAGGAATGCCGCAGCATGAAGCTGCGCATCGATCCACCTGACGTGAACGTTTCCGAATTCAAGTTCACCGTCAATGATGACGGCCGGATCGTCTACGGGCTTGGCGCGGTCAAGGGGGTCGGCGAAGGGCCGGTGGAGGCCATCGCCGAATGCCGAGCCGAGGGTGGGCCATTCAAGGATCTGTTCGACTTTTGCGCGCGGATCGACCTGAAGCGGATCAACAAGCGTACCCTCGAGGCGCTGATCCGCTCCGGTGCGCTGGATCGTCTGGGTCCGTACTTCTTCGAAGAAGCCAAGGCGTACCAGGCTAACATTGACCGCAATCGCGCAGTGTTGCTGGCGGCCATGGAGGAAGCGGTGCAGGCTGCTGAACAAACGGCCCGCAGTGCTGAAAGTGGCCATATGGACCTGTTTGGCGGTTTGTTCGCCGAACCTGAGGCGGACGTCTACGCCAACCACCGCAACGCGCGTGAGCTGTCGCTCAAGGAGCGTCTAAAGGGTGAGAAGGACACGCTTGGGCTTTATCTGACCGGCCATCCGATCGATGAATACGAAGGTGAAGTTAGGCGCTTTGCCCGCCAACGTATCATTGATCTGCGCCCGGCGAGAGGTGAGCAGACCATTGCCGGTCTGATCGTCAACCTGCGGGTGATGAAGAACAAGAAGGGCGACAAGATGGGTTTCATCACTCTGGACGACCGCTCCGGGCGCATCGAAGCTTCGCTGTTCGCTGAGGCGTTCAACACCGCCCAGGCCCTGCTACAGACCGATGCGCTGGTGGTGGTGGAGGGTGAAGTCAGCAATGATGACTTTTCCGGCGGCCTGCGCTTGCGTGCCAAACGGGTGATGAGCCTGGAGGAGGCGCGTACCGGGCTGGCCGAGAGCCTGCGGGTGAAAGTTGCTGGTGAAGCCCTGAAGGGTGAGCGCATGCGCTGGCTGGCCGAGGTTTGCGGCCGCCATCGCGGTGCGTGTCCGATCACGCTCGAGTACACCGGTCGTGATGCGCGGGCCTTGCTGCAATTCGGTGAAGCCTGGCGGATCGACCCGGCCGACAACTTGATTCAGGCATTGCGTGACCAGTTCGGACGCGACAACGTCTTTCTGCAATACCGATAG
- the rnhB gene encoding ribonuclease HII — MQFGLDFGLVEELVAGVDEVGRGPLCGPVVTAAVILDPARPIKGLNDSKKLSEARREALFDEICEKAVAWCIARAEVEEIDQLNILHATMLAMQRAVEGLSVTPRLALIDGNRCPQLSVPSAPVIQGDGQVPAIAAASILAKVSRDREMQALDLCYPGYGLAGHKGYPTPSHLEALRRLGPTPIHRRSFAPVRAMLEQTGIAIEVSASALLV; from the coding sequence ATGCAGTTCGGGCTCGATTTCGGTCTGGTTGAAGAGCTGGTTGCCGGCGTTGACGAGGTTGGGCGTGGGCCGCTGTGTGGTCCTGTTGTGACGGCAGCTGTGATCCTCGATCCGGCGCGTCCGATCAAGGGGCTCAACGACTCGAAGAAGCTGAGCGAAGCCCGTCGAGAGGCGCTATTCGATGAGATATGCGAGAAAGCCGTAGCCTGGTGCATTGCCCGCGCCGAGGTTGAAGAGATCGATCAGCTCAATATTCTTCACGCGACAATGCTTGCCATGCAGCGCGCGGTAGAGGGGCTGAGCGTCACCCCGCGGCTGGCGTTGATCGATGGTAACCGCTGTCCGCAGCTTAGCGTGCCCAGTGCTCCGGTGATTCAGGGCGACGGCCAGGTGCCGGCGATCGCTGCTGCGTCCATACTTGCCAAGGTCAGTCGTGACCGCGAAATGCAGGCGCTCGACCTCTGCTATCCAGGTTACGGCCTGGCCGGACACAAAGGCTATCCAACCCCTAGTCATCTGGAAGCACTTCGTCGACTCGGACCAACGCCCATTCATCGTCGTTCGTTTGCTCCCGTTCGTGCGATGCTCGAGCAAACAGGCATTGCGATCGAGGTTTCGGCTAGCGCTCTGTTGGTCTAG
- the lpxB gene encoding lipid-A-disaccharide synthase: protein MNRPLRVALVAGESSGDILGAGLMQALKVQHGNVEFVGVGGPLMQAEGLQPYFPLERLAVMGLVEVLGRLPELLARRKRLVKTLTELRPDVFIGIDAPDFNLGLELKLRRAGIKTVHYVSPSVWAWRQKRVLKIREACDLMLTLFPFEAKFYDEHRVPVRFVGHPLADSIPLCADRVAARQALGLPSDGLIVALMPGSRGGEVARLGDLFLCAAERLRAMRPGIRFVMPCASPERRLQLEQMLAGRDLPLTLLDGRSHDALAACNAVLIASGTATLEALLFKRPMVVAYSVAPMTYRILRRLVKSPYVALPNLLAQRLLVPELLQDAATPEALAQALSPLLDDGDVQTEGFDSIHRTLRCDASSQAADAVLRLVGVR from the coding sequence ATGAACCGACCGCTCAGGGTTGCCCTGGTCGCTGGCGAGTCCTCGGGAGACATCCTCGGCGCTGGGTTGATGCAGGCGCTGAAGGTCCAGCATGGGAACGTCGAGTTCGTGGGTGTTGGTGGGCCGCTGATGCAGGCCGAAGGGCTGCAGCCTTACTTCCCTCTCGAGCGTCTGGCCGTGATGGGGCTGGTCGAGGTACTCGGCCGTCTGCCGGAGCTGCTCGCGCGACGTAAGCGCCTGGTCAAGACGCTGACCGAGCTTCGTCCGGATGTATTCATCGGCATTGATGCGCCCGATTTCAATCTTGGCCTGGAGCTCAAGCTGCGCCGCGCTGGGATCAAGACCGTGCATTACGTCAGTCCTTCAGTCTGGGCCTGGCGGCAGAAACGGGTGCTGAAGATCCGAGAAGCCTGCGATCTGATGCTTACGCTGTTTCCGTTTGAAGCCAAGTTCTACGACGAGCATCGGGTGCCGGTTCGGTTCGTTGGTCATCCGCTGGCGGATTCCATTCCGCTTTGTGCTGATCGCGTCGCTGCACGGCAAGCGCTTGGGTTGCCATCGGATGGCTTGATCGTCGCGCTGATGCCAGGCAGCAGGGGGGGCGAGGTTGCTCGGTTGGGCGATCTGTTCCTTTGCGCCGCGGAACGGTTACGCGCCATGCGCCCTGGAATTCGCTTTGTCATGCCTTGTGCCAGCCCCGAGCGACGGCTGCAACTGGAGCAGATGCTGGCGGGGCGTGATCTGCCGCTGACTCTGCTCGATGGTCGATCCCATGATGCGTTGGCTGCCTGTAATGCGGTGCTGATCGCCTCCGGTACGGCAACGCTCGAGGCGCTGCTATTCAAGCGGCCGATGGTGGTGGCCTACAGCGTGGCGCCTATGACCTACCGCATCCTCCGTCGGCTGGTGAAGAGCCCCTATGTCGCGCTTCCCAACCTGCTGGCTCAACGTTTGTTAGTCCCAGAGTTGCTGCAGGATGCTGCGACGCCCGAGGCTCTGGCCCAGGCGCTGTCGCCTTTGCTAGACGATGGCGATGTGCAGACCGAAGGTTTTGACAGTATCCACCGCACCTTGCGCTGCGATGCCTCGAGTCAGGCAGCCGACGCCGTGCTGCGCCTAGTTGGAGTGCGCTGA
- the lpxA gene encoding acyl-ACP--UDP-N-acetylglucosamine O-acyltransferase, translating to MSLIDPRAIIDPAARLADDVQVGPWSIIGADVEIGEGTVIASHVVIKGPTRIGRHNRIYQFSSVGEDTPDLKYKGEPTRLVIGDHNVIREGVTIHRGTVQDRSETTIGDHNLIMAYAHIGHDSVIANHCILVNNTALAGHVHVGDWAILSGYTLVHQFCHIGAHSFSGMGTAIGKDVPAFVTVFGNPAEARSMNFEGMRRRGFSAEAVHALRNAYKIVYRKGLTVEAALTELADSAAAFPEVAIFRDSIQASTRGITR from the coding sequence ATGAGTTTGATCGACCCTCGTGCCATCATCGACCCTGCGGCCCGGCTGGCGGATGACGTCCAGGTAGGGCCCTGGTCGATCATTGGTGCGGATGTCGAGATTGGCGAGGGTACGGTGATCGCATCGCATGTGGTCATTAAAGGCCCGACTCGCATTGGCCGGCACAATCGCATCTACCAGTTTTCCTCGGTCGGCGAAGACACACCAGACCTGAAGTACAAGGGCGAACCGACGCGCCTGGTGATTGGCGATCACAACGTGATCCGCGAAGGAGTCACCATCCATCGTGGCACCGTTCAGGATCGCTCCGAAACCACCATCGGCGATCACAACCTGATCATGGCCTATGCGCATATCGGTCACGACAGCGTGATCGCAAACCATTGCATCCTGGTCAACAACACCGCGTTAGCCGGTCATGTACATGTAGGTGACTGGGCGATTCTTTCCGGTTACACCCTGGTGCATCAGTTCTGTCATATCGGCGCCCATAGCTTCTCCGGAATGGGCACTGCGATTGGCAAGGATGTGCCGGCGTTCGTCACCGTTTTTGGCAACCCTGCCGAAGCCCGCAGTATGAATTTCGAAGGCATGCGCCGACGTGGCTTCAGTGCCGAGGCCGTACACGCCCTGCGCAACGCCTACAAGATCGTTTATCGCAAGGGCCTGACGGTGGAGGCTGCGCTCACCGAGCTGGCCGACAGTGCGGCGGCGTTTCCGGAGGTCGCAATCTTCCGCGATTCCATCCAGGCTTCTACCCGTGGCATCACCCGCTGA
- the fabZ gene encoding 3-hydroxyacyl-ACP dehydratase FabZ: protein MMDINEIREYLPHRYPFLLVDRVTEMDVEAKRVRAYKNVTINEPFFNGHFPQHPIMPGVLIIEAMAQAAGLLGFKMMGVKPSDGTLYYFVGSDKLRFRQPVRPGDQLVLEATFLSVKRGIWKFDCRATVDGKPVCSAEIICAEQKI from the coding sequence ATGATGGATATCAACGAGATTCGCGAATATTTGCCTCACCGCTACCCGTTCCTGTTGGTGGATCGTGTAACGGAGATGGACGTCGAGGCTAAGCGCGTTCGTGCCTACAAGAACGTGACCATCAACGAGCCGTTCTTCAATGGGCATTTTCCTCAGCACCCGATCATGCCTGGCGTGCTGATCATTGAAGCCATGGCACAGGCCGCGGGACTGCTTGGCTTCAAGATGATGGGTGTCAAACCGTCCGATGGCACGCTTTACTATTTCGTTGGTTCCGACAAGCTGCGCTTCCGTCAGCCGGTTCGTCCGGGCGATCAGTTGGTTCTCGAGGCAACCTTCCTGAGCGTCAAGCGAGGCATTTGGAAATTCGATTGCCGTGCAACGGTCGATGGCAAGCCGGTCTGCTCGGCCGAAATCATTTGCGCGGAACAGAAGATATGA
- the lpxD gene encoding UDP-3-O-(3-hydroxymyristoyl)glucosamine N-acyltransferase — MSGAVFTLGQLAEELDGSLRGDAALIIGGLATLQEAGPSQLSFLANTQYRKYLASTRAGAVLLSSDDAQGYPGAAIIVSDPYLAYARASHLFETRPQTASGIHPSALVAPDAHVHPSASIGPYVVIESGATVEADVVVGAQSFVGARSRIGEGGRLAPRVTLYHDVLIGKRVVIQSGAVIGGEGFGFAKEKGAWQKIAQIGGVRIGDDVEIGSNTTIDRGALSDTVIGNGVKLDNQIMIAHNVQVGDNTAMAGCAGISGSTKIGRNCMIAGGVGMVGHIEVCDNVFVTGMTMVTRSITEPGSYSSGTAMQNAADWRKSAARIRQLDDMARRLQQLEKSLAAVTQAQNPASDA, encoded by the coding sequence ATGTCAGGCGCAGTCTTTACGCTCGGTCAGCTGGCCGAGGAGCTGGATGGCAGCCTGCGCGGCGATGCAGCTCTTATTATCGGTGGGCTCGCGACGTTGCAGGAAGCGGGTCCGTCGCAGCTGAGCTTTCTGGCCAACACCCAGTATCGCAAGTACCTGGCTTCTACTCGGGCGGGCGCGGTATTGCTTTCGTCCGATGATGCGCAGGGCTACCCGGGCGCGGCGATCATCGTCAGCGATCCCTATCTCGCCTACGCACGCGCGTCGCACCTGTTTGAAACCCGTCCGCAGACGGCTAGCGGTATTCATCCCTCCGCGCTGGTGGCGCCAGATGCGCACGTTCATCCCTCAGCTAGCATCGGTCCGTACGTGGTGATCGAGTCGGGCGCAACCGTCGAAGCAGATGTGGTTGTCGGCGCGCAATCGTTCGTCGGTGCGCGCAGTCGGATCGGCGAAGGCGGGCGACTGGCTCCGCGGGTCACGCTCTATCACGATGTGCTGATCGGCAAGCGTGTGGTGATCCAGTCAGGCGCGGTGATTGGCGGTGAAGGGTTCGGTTTCGCCAAGGAAAAAGGTGCCTGGCAAAAGATCGCGCAGATCGGTGGCGTGCGTATCGGTGATGACGTCGAGATTGGCTCCAATACCACCATCGATCGCGGTGCACTCTCCGATACGGTGATCGGTAATGGCGTGAAGCTAGATAACCAGATCATGATCGCGCACAACGTACAGGTGGGCGATAACACCGCAATGGCGGGTTGCGCCGGCATCTCCGGCAGCACCAAGATCGGACGCAACTGCATGATCGCCGGCGGCGTCGGCATGGTGGGGCACATCGAGGTCTGCGACAACGTGTTCGTGACGGGAATGACCATGGTCACCCGTTCCATTACTGAACCTGGTAGCTATTCCTCCGGCACGGCGATGCAAAATGCAGCCGACTGGAGAAAGAGCGCGGCACGAATTCGTCAGCTGGACGACATGGCCCGCCGGCTGCAACAGTTGGAGAAAAGCCTGGCCGCCGTGACTCAGGCGCAGAATCCGGCTTCTGATGCCTGA
- a CDS encoding OmpH family outer membrane protein, translating into MRKLTQLFLVVAALVATPAFAEMKIAVMNYQMALLESDAAKRYAVDAEKKFGPQLSKLKTLESDAKRIQDRLVKDGDKMQQAERERLELEFKQKARDFQFQSKELNESKAVADREMLKQLKPKLDQAVEEVIKKGNYDLVFERGAVVDVKPQFDITRQVIERMNQMR; encoded by the coding sequence GTGCGTAAGTTGACTCAACTGTTTCTCGTCGTTGCCGCGCTGGTAGCGACCCCTGCGTTTGCTGAGATGAAGATTGCCGTCATGAACTATCAGATGGCGCTGCTCGAGTCCGACGCTGCCAAGCGCTATGCGGTCGATGCCGAGAAGAAATTCGGGCCCCAGCTGAGCAAGCTGAAGACGCTGGAAAGTGATGCCAAGCGTATCCAGGACCGCCTGGTCAAGGATGGCGACAAGATGCAGCAGGCTGAGCGTGAGCGTCTGGAACTCGAATTCAAGCAAAAGGCCCGCGACTTCCAGTTCCAGTCCAAGGAACTGAACGAGTCCAAGGCTGTGGCTGATCGCGAAATGCTCAAGCAGCTCAAGCCAAAGCTGGACCAGGCGGTGGAAGAAGTCATCAAGAAAGGCAACTACGATCTGGTGTTCGAGCGCGGCGCGGTGGTGGATGTCAAACCTCAGTTCGATATCACCCGCCAGGTCATCGAGCGCATGAACCAGATGCGCTGA